The Alosa alosa isolate M-15738 ecotype Scorff River chromosome 8, AALO_Geno_1.1, whole genome shotgun sequence genome contains the following window.
ttactgtagtaATATATGATGCTGAGAACAAGTTAAGAGCAACCTCTGTCCACTCACCTTGCCATTCAGGGCCACGGGCCTGTCAAAGATGCCGTGCATGCCCAGGATGGCCGACTGCGGAGGGTTGATGATGGGCGTGCCAAACATGGAGCCAAACACGCCACCGTTGCTGATGGTGAAGGTGCCGCCATCCATGTCCTCCACAGCCAACTCGTTCTTACGTGCCTGAGGGTCAAAGGAGAGGTAGAGGGGTCATTGGAGAAACCAATTCAACTTAAAAGGGAGCTGTGTTGTTGTAATGCACAAATGCAACTATTTCGCCACACAACAGATGATGGCAAGGAGACTTCGCATACCTTCTCTCCCAGTGCATTGATGGTTTTCTCAATGTCTGCAAAGTTCATGGTCTCCACGTTGCGGATGACCGGCACCACCAGTCCCTGTGGAGAAAGAAACAGCGGACACGGTCAGCTCCTGCTCTTCACATCTACGCTTACATAATACCCCTAAGTTCTCCCAGCCAACCAATTCTTTTTTTGTAAGAAGtcacaaaataacaaaaataaagaaagaatcaATAACTTTTTCACATATTACTTGATCTTACCTTTGGTGTGGCCACAGCTACGCTGATGTCTACATAATCCCTATACACAATTTCTTTGGTGGTGTCATCAATAACTGGTGGGAGAacaaaaaaatttttttaaaaaatggggCAAAGTTAATTACACAGGGATTAACAGGCTGAGTTTCAGTGCAATGAGATCTGAATGAATACCTGAATGAAAATGTATATGAAAACTTATATGATGGTTATTATGTCATTACGAGAACAAATACAGATTGTATTTTATTCCTTATTTGGTTTAGCTTAGTTTTGCTGTGGGATAACAATGGAGTGCAGGCTTACCGCCATTGACAGCAGGTTGGTCAGTAAGAGCATGAGCAGCAGCtttcacaaaggcagacatGAAGCCCAGCTTGATGTTGTGTCTTTTGAGGAAGGCGTCTTTGTGCAGTTTACGCATCTCCTGGATGttgctggggagagagagaggaaggggacaCGGTAACGTCGCTACATTGCCGCAGATTGAACTCGCTGGATGGGGTCATCTCTGCCTCAAACAGAATGTCTAAGCTCAGCAACTAACTACCATGTGACCCACTGACTGCTATACTTTACAAAAGCCTCTCACATAGtcgaacaaaacaaaataacatcCGTTCGCAAACATTTTAGATAAGGGGAGTGGGTAAACATGCACAGCACAAGGTCCTTACATTTCAAGAGTAAAGGGTATGAACACAGGGATTTCTGGTAATCAGTGCAGTTAAAGTATCTTTGACTGGTGCTCATGCCCACCTCGTTATCTGGATGTCCATGCCTACCTCATGGCCACCTCGTTATCTATATGTTCATGGTCACCTCGTTATCTATATGTTCATGCCTACCTCATGCCCACCTCGTTATCTATATGTTCATGCCTACCTCATGCCCACCTCGGTATCTGGACGTTCATTCCTACCTCATGTCCACCTCGTTGAAGGTGGTCAGCATGGCACAGGTGTTCTGGGCCTCCTTCAGACGCTGGGCGATCCTCAGACGCATGCGGTTCATCTTCACCTGTGACGCAGAAAACAAGCAGATCAGTTTGTATTCAGCTGAAAAaaagcctctctctcacacacgctctcattcacacagaaaATATGGCAATCTAATTTAGTAGATTAAAGcgcaattaaataaatataatattttagcGTACGGAAGATGGTACATAATGATCTTACACAGTACATTATATCCCATTTTGTTAAAAACCCAAATTCTAAGTAGAACAGCTGCCCGACCGTGACTTGTTCGCCAGTTACTGTTACAGAGTGCTCTATGACTACTTGTCCCCAAAGAGTGAACTGTCAAGAGTCCTTGGGCATGTAGCATTTTTTTTCCTGTACCAGCCTATGTTTCCAATGAGGAAAGAGTGTATACGGCCACCCAAACAAAGAACGCTTTATAAAGAACGCTTCACCTTTTTTTGGTGCGGCTGCACTCCACActcggtttttttttttgttgctgttgaaaatgttttaacttttcAGAAAGGCACTGTTGTTGTCCCAATGGGGTGAGGCTAGTAAAAGTATGGATAAAGTATGGATAGGCACTcttcaaaaaaagtaaaaaaaagcttTAACAGATAGGCTTAATCATCGTTGATCATGTTAAAATTGCCAACATGTTTAGGCCTTGGCTAGGCCTTCATCAGGGCAAAATCTATTACAGCAAAGTGGTGAGGCTAGGGGTGAGGCTCTGCCTCTGGCTCTTACCCTGCTCTCTGTCCTGGCTCCTGTGGAAGCAGCTGGGGCGGCCGAGGCCACTGGGGCTGCTGTGGGCTTCACGGCAGATACTGCAGTATGaaagtaaacacaaaacacaaaggcAATAACagactaataaataaataacaacaatagTCTAACAGCAATCTTATTTCTATGTGATACATCCAGTGCAGCTCAAAATAAGGGCGTGCATGCACTAGCCTAAAgaattgtgggttcaattcccggcttccactgttgtgcccttgagcaaggcacttaaacccacgttgctccggggacaaagtaatcccttgtaatataatttccattatgtcagtgactttggattaaaagtgtctgctaaatgaatacatgtatatAAATATTCATGTGAGACATATAAGAACACATTATAAAGGAATGATTTAGAATTTACAATGAGGTGAAGAGTTAGAAGTAgagactagggctgtcactttacgttcgaaaatcgattgcacaatcgattggaccaaacaacacaagtttcgaaaactaaaatagggaatcgattttaaccaaatatgtacactattaattttaaacaaattaaacaaataaaaaggatagatgtaacaaaattcacaaacaagaatataagaatataaagaattccgaagtgcagtaagcattgcaaaagctaaaaagaaaattcccaccaattttacgcaccggaaacagctgtttcaatcagctgctgtgctgctcgtgttttgccaaaaaatggaggacaacgcgatcaacctgtgcgacatgagagacGAGTGATctgccctaataacttgaggagttcgatgtggaattacttcggatttttggtatatcaaactatggagaagaacaaagcggtaggctatgcaaacaaactgtgcaatcgagttctatgtaggcgaaatttgtttgacatttctaatcgtaaacacagacaaagATACGTTGAAGACTGCAGTAAtgtttgtcactgatgtaatggcagtccactcggcttattgtttttcgagaatgttgcactcttgtttgtcattgtgcgcgaaacttcacgccaataaatcatcaaaatattgctggcttggcGCCTACAAAGCCCTCTTTACGCTCgggtcctaatgcctgttagttgtttgtggattggcctatatttggcgttgaaaatggaaacgtctttagacatgaaaaatcgattttacaatcgattcaatgaacacttatgtctcaaaaatcgaacaggattttttcacaaaagtgacagccctagtagaGACTTGTGTGTGGTACAACAAAACAATCATTATATCCCGATTATGTTGTTTTCATAGTTCTTGGGAGTCAAAATTTAAATCAAAGACCTACATTTCCCAAAAGCCCTAGTAAGTTTGACTAACTGAGAGAGCCACTGACCAGGTTCGGCATCAGTGGCTTGGCGGCTAGAATGACGTAGAATTGATACCGAAGCACAAACCGATagaaggagaggtgtgtgtgtgtgtgtgtgtgtgtaagagacagaGAGCCACTGACCAGGTTTGGCATCAGCAGCTTGGCCTGGCACAGGGGGAACAGGTGGCATGGCAGTGGGGATGGGCGTGACCACGGGTGTCGGGGGTGGAACGGCGGCGGCGGCCAGGGTCTCAGCTTTGGGTGCCGCGggttcagcagcagcagcagcagcagcagcagcagcaggtttGGGGGCTCCAGCTGTAATTACACCATCAGTTACCACGGTAACAGACCACAGGGGGAACAAGGGCAGCAGGTTTGGGGGCTCCAGCTGTAATTACACCATCAGTTACCACGGTAACAGACCACAGGGGGAACAAGGGCAGCAGGTTTGGGGCTCCAGCTGTAATTACACCATCAGTTACCACGGTAACAGACTACAGGGGGAACAAGGCCAGTCTGCCATGAGGCAAccaacaggcaacacttcagaTGGGTAGGTATTTCAGTAATGTAAGGTCAGGAATCTAAATTGAATGGGGAGAGAGACCAACAAATTCCACACATAATGGTGAACCTAACTCTCCCAGAGCTTTCTGCATTAGGAGTACATCAAATCCGCAAAATTAAGATTCCACCTTAAGAAGTATATGGTCATAAATGGATAAAAAAAAGCTTATACTTGTTGTTTTATCCACCCTATGTGAGCAACATTCGACAAGAGGTCTACTTTGATGTCAAAATAGGCCCGAGGCCAAATGAAGAGAAAGGTCGGTTAGGCCTTTAACAAGGTAACCAGCAATAAATTACAGGGCAAGTGTTCTGGTTATGGAGCCACACACCAAACAGTACAGGCTTTTCATTTCTGTGGCACTGCCTCCTCCTTTCCTGTGCCTGTTACAGTTTCATAGCGTCTTTCAGGTCCCAGCATGCACCACGAGTGTCCacgtgtatgtgtctgcatggCGACTTGAAGCGTACCTCCTTTCTTGAGTTTGAAGAGGGGTTGTCCTCCCTCCACTCGTCCACCATCTGCCACCAGGAGCTCCTCGATCACGCCAGCCGCAGGAGAGGGCACCTGCACAGAGGTCTGTACCCCAGCCCGCCACAAAACCCTCATTACCACAGCCAACAGAGGTCTGTACCCCAGCCCGCCACAACACCCTCATTGCCACAGCCAACAGAGGTCTGTACCCCAGCCCGCCACAACACCCTCATTAGTACCACAGTCAGCAACATTTAGAGTGCAGGCTACAAGCGTCGCTTGACATAAAATTacatgaaaaagaaaatgtgtgtcTGCTAGTCAAGTCAGggttatttctatagcacagtTCAAAACAACCAAGGGATGACAGAGTGCTTTACAGGGTAAAAAGGAACATATACTATAAAGTATACTCTATTAAGTAAAGTTTTGTACatcaaaacattttaaaatgttcaGAAGTTGTTGAAAGGATAGCAACTCAAAGTTCAAAATCCTGCAGTGTTGCCGTGGTcacggtgtgtgtctgtttactgTGTTACACAATGAGATATAAACAAACATAGCTATGGCGTCACACAAATTATTATAGAAACTAGACAATATTTTATTCAATGTTTAGTTACTGGTGCAAAATTATGAAAGCCTACAGCACCACGATATACAGTTCTGTGCAAAAGTGTTAGGCACTCATTAGATTTGATGTTTTAGCAATGCTATGATGACCATATATGGGCAATTCCACAGAaaattttttgtgcattttctcTCATTTACATTCATCAGCCAAATATAGCAAaagctcaaatttcatgtaatcattcacatcatacaataccatcacattttattggcgttatggatgtgacaaaaagtccattttccgtggaattgcccatatGTTTATTTTTCACACTGTCTTTATTAGAATTCAACTAGAAGATAGAcagaatataaaaaacacacacaaaaaaagcattTCTAGTTCAGGCTTGCCCGTCAGTGGCCTGGGTGGGGAATGGCAGCTCCGTGAAGAGCTTCCCCCTTGGATAACTGGTAATTATAACACTGCTAAAACAACAAATCCAATGGCAGCTTGTGACTGAAATTGGACTGGTATCAGAACAAAATCTACATTGTACGTGTATTTAAATACTGTGTACTATTTGCTGTGTTCTCTGGGTCATATTCTAATTAAGAGTGAGACtgagaaataaacaatatgGTCCTTATGGCATTACTGAAGCAAAACATGTAAGGTGCCGAAGACTTTTGCACAGTACTGTATGTCAACAACATATTTGTTTAGTCAAACAACAGTTTATCATCTAAACAACGgaccttaactcattgaatgccaagctgttttcagaagctttgtcctagagtgccagcaatctagaccatcgatcgtcatatatttcatttccattcatcacagagttcccaaaatcacatataaggtgtgttagagtgtctagtttcgtaattaaaaaaaaaaaagctaaaaacgtaatattacgtttttggcactcaatgagttaaggcaTGTTGAGATTATCTGAAAATAGTGTCAACTGTTCTGaccacagacacaaaacactgCAGACAACAGAAGATATTTCTTTGCAAACAACATAGCCCTTTAGACAACAAAGTTGGCTGCAATTTCTCTGTTTAAGCGTTTAAACACTTGAATACACCTAGTTAACTTAACaataaatgtaaaaattaaATTTATTTCAGAGTTATGACACCCTTAAACAATTAGGTACCTTGCACAGCGCCTTTGCATGCAGACAAAACAGTCAAAAGTCAATATAACCCCAGGGCAATACGGAGGACGGGCTACCTACCTTATCAGTTTCAATCTCGCACACCACCTCATCTTCAGCTACAGTATCACCCACGgctgtggagaagagaggacaatGATTGTGGTTAGATAAAACTACATTACAAGATGCAATACTTCAGCTACAGTATCACCCACGGCTGTGGAGAAGAAAGGACAATGATTGTGGTTCGATAAAACTAGATTACAAGATGCAATAAGTAACTTTTTTGCTAAACAAAATGTTCATTTACAACCTAGATTTAACTCTGGTGGgtaaaaaatagaatagaatagaatgcctttattgtcattgcattTTAAAAGTACAATAAAATTGGAGAATGGTCTGGATGGTAAAAAGTACAGTGATTCACTAAATTTCTGTGGTGTCCATGCTTATATTATTTCCTGTGACTGACCTTTTATAAAGACTGTTAATATTTACAGTACGACTACACAAATGCAGAAGGGAAAAAACAACTGTGGCCACTATAGGCAATTTCAttttaaacaacagaaaaaaggCATATTCCGGCTTTAGCAGCTTGTCAATTCACTTCACATGATCACTACCAAATACCACATGCCTGACGTCACCGGTGTCAGATGGGGGTCACTCACCTTTCTCCCACCTGACGTCTCCCTCTGTGACCGACTCTGCGAAGGCGGGCGTTTTTACTGTGATGACTTCGTTCCCTGCcaatagacagacagatcaaACAACACGCCccagcaaaaacaaaatgtgcCTGGAGCATAGAGGAACATTGAGAAATCTTACTGTAACATGTAGAAGTCCTAAAGTATCTTATGTGGGAGACACTGGAGGCTGGCTTGGGATCGCATCTgaaaaacatgcaaacacaccatCGGTATGTGAGAGTGCAAGGtgtcaaatggcattttaaaatGCCATTCTTTAAATAGTTATATAAAGAAGACACCAAAATGACTTTAAGGCAGAGAACTTACGTTTGACTGTTCTTGTAAACAATCCGACTGCCTGCAGAGAGGCCTTTAACATAAAAGACTTCATTATAAAAGGCAAAGCATACATCTCTTCATGGTACACAGAAATACCTActcttaaaataaaaacatagtaTATTGTAAGTATATTGAGCTCACAGCAGCAGCTATTCAGTGAAGGTCATGGGTGCCCGAGGACCCACGGTGAAGTATAAAgatttcctttgctttacactTAAGTGTCTGCAAGATTAACTGACATAAGAGCTATGGTATTGTACTAGATTGATGTTAAGAGGTTGTTAGTCGTTACCCAACACATGCGTGTTGTTTTCTTCTAATAAAAACACAACTTACCAAAACAGTATTGAAACGTGAACACATCTAGCCTATATAAAGCATATTCACACTTATCCTTAAGAAGTTACTGACCATATTCATGCCACAGGCATGCACAATCAATTTTTAGGTACAGGTTTGTTTTACTGTTTTTCCCTATGTTGTTCCTATGTAGTCAAAATGTTCAATAAACAGTATTCATACCTGACACCATCCGCTGTCCAAGCCCTTTATTACTCTGAAAGGATGAGTGAAATTGAACATGTGAGCGTGCTGCGTTCGTTCAATTCTCAACAGAAAAATGAATATCAGACCCTCCGAGAGGTTATAAAATGACACTCTTTTACTAAATGTTGAGCGAATACGTCCATAATAAGAATTAAGCATGGCCAGTCGACAAGCATGTACACAAGGTGAATGACATTTAACAAATGTGGTACGTTTTCATACGTTCTTATTGGGACCCTCGGTGCATAACTACTCAGCACCATAAACTTTGACAATGCAAATGTCAATATCGAGGC
Protein-coding sequences here:
- the dlst gene encoding dihydrolipoyllysine-residue succinyltransferase component of 2-oxoglutarate dehydrogenase complex, mitochondrial isoform X5; this translates as MLSRSRCFTRTFGRSVSVLSQSNKGLGQRMVSGLSAGSRIVYKNSQTCDPKPASSVSHIRYFRTSTCYRNEVITVKTPAFAESVTEGDVRWEKAVGDTVAEDEVVCEIETDKTSVQVPSPAAGVIEELLVADGGRVEGGQPLFKLKKGAGAPKPAAAAAEPAAPKAETLAAAAVPPPTPVVTPIPTAMPPVPPVPGQAADAKPVSAVKPTAAPVASAAPAASTGARTESRVKMNRMRLRIAQRLKEAQNTCAMLTTFNEVDMSNIQEMRKLHKDAFLKRHNIKLGFMSAFVKAAAHALTDQPAVNGVIDDTTKEIVYRDYVDISVAVATPKGLVVPVIRNVETMNFADIEKTINALGEKARKNELAVEDMDGGTFTISNGGVFGSMFGTPIINPPQSAILGMHGIFDRPVALNGKVEIRPMMYVALTYDHRLIDGREAVTFLRKIKAVVEDPRVLLLDM
- the dlst gene encoding dihydrolipoyllysine-residue succinyltransferase component of 2-oxoglutarate dehydrogenase complex, mitochondrial isoform X4, translated to MLSRSRCFTRTFGRSVSVLSQSNKGLGQRMVSGLSAGSRIVYKNSQTCDPKPASSVSHIRYFRTSTCYRNEVITVKTPAFAESVTEGDVRWEKAVGDTVAEDEVVCEIETDKTSVQVPSPAAGVIEELLVADGGRVEGGQPLFKLKKGAGAPKPAAAAAAAEPAAPKAETLAAAAVPPPTPVVTPIPTAMPPVPPVPGQAADAKPVSAVKPTAAPVASAAPAASTGARTESRVKMNRMRLRIAQRLKEAQNTCAMLTTFNEVDMSNIQEMRKLHKDAFLKRHNIKLGFMSAFVKAAAHALTDQPAVNGVIDDTTKEIVYRDYVDISVAVATPKGLVVPVIRNVETMNFADIEKTINALGEKARKNELAVEDMDGGTFTISNGGVFGSMFGTPIINPPQSAILGMHGIFDRPVALNGKVEIRPMMYVALTYDHRLIDGREAVTFLRKIKAVVEDPRVLLLDM
- the dlst gene encoding dihydrolipoyllysine-residue succinyltransferase component of 2-oxoglutarate dehydrogenase complex, mitochondrial isoform X1, yielding MLSRSRCFTRTFGRSVSVLSQSNKGLGQRMVSGLSAGSRIVYKNSQTCDPKPASSVSHIRYFRTSTCYRNEVITVKTPAFAESVTEGDVRWEKAVGDTVAEDEVVCEIETDKTSVQVPSPAAGVIEELLVADGGRVEGGQPLFKLKKGAGAPKPAAAAAAAAAAAAEPAAPKAETLAAAAVPPPTPVVTPIPTAMPPVPPVPGQAADAKPVSAVKPTAAPVASAAPAASTGARTESRVKMNRMRLRIAQRLKEAQNTCAMLTTFNEVDMSNIQEMRKLHKDAFLKRHNIKLGFMSAFVKAAAHALTDQPAVNGVIDDTTKEIVYRDYVDISVAVATPKGLVVPVIRNVETMNFADIEKTINALGEKARKNELAVEDMDGGTFTISNGGVFGSMFGTPIINPPQSAILGMHGIFDRPVALNGKVEIRPMMYVALTYDHRLIDGREAVTFLRKIKAVVEDPRVLLLDM
- the dlst gene encoding dihydrolipoyllysine-residue succinyltransferase component of 2-oxoglutarate dehydrogenase complex, mitochondrial isoform X3; this translates as MLSRSRCFTRTFGRSVSVLSQSNKGLGQRMVSGLSAGSRIVYKNSQTCDPKPASSVSHIRYFRTSTCYRNEVITVKTPAFAESVTEGDVRWEKAVGDTVAEDEVVCEIETDKTSVQVPSPAAGVIEELLVADGGRVEGGQPLFKLKKGAGAPKPAAAAAAAAAAEPAAPKAETLAAAAVPPPTPVVTPIPTAMPPVPPVPGQAADAKPVSAVKPTAAPVASAAPAASTGARTESRVKMNRMRLRIAQRLKEAQNTCAMLTTFNEVDMSNIQEMRKLHKDAFLKRHNIKLGFMSAFVKAAAHALTDQPAVNGVIDDTTKEIVYRDYVDISVAVATPKGLVVPVIRNVETMNFADIEKTINALGEKARKNELAVEDMDGGTFTISNGGVFGSMFGTPIINPPQSAILGMHGIFDRPVALNGKVEIRPMMYVALTYDHRLIDGREAVTFLRKIKAVVEDPRVLLLDM
- the dlst gene encoding dihydrolipoyllysine-residue succinyltransferase component of 2-oxoglutarate dehydrogenase complex, mitochondrial isoform X2, coding for MLSRSRCFTRTFGRSVSVLSQSNKGLGQRMVSGLSAGSRIVYKNSQTCDPKPASSVSHIRYFRTSTCYRNEVITVKTPAFAESVTEGDVRWEKAVGDTVAEDEVVCEIETDKTSVQVPSPAAGVIEELLVADGGRVEGGQPLFKLKKGAGAPKPAAAAAAAAAAAEPAAPKAETLAAAAVPPPTPVVTPIPTAMPPVPPVPGQAADAKPVSAVKPTAAPVASAAPAASTGARTESRVKMNRMRLRIAQRLKEAQNTCAMLTTFNEVDMSNIQEMRKLHKDAFLKRHNIKLGFMSAFVKAAAHALTDQPAVNGVIDDTTKEIVYRDYVDISVAVATPKGLVVPVIRNVETMNFADIEKTINALGEKARKNELAVEDMDGGTFTISNGGVFGSMFGTPIINPPQSAILGMHGIFDRPVALNGKVEIRPMMYVALTYDHRLIDGREAVTFLRKIKAVVEDPRVLLLDM